The Diorhabda sublineata isolate icDioSubl1.1 chromosome 9, icDioSubl1.1, whole genome shotgun sequence nucleotide sequence AGGGATGTTGGAGAAATGGCACTAGCAGTCTGAACTGGCTCGGGAACTTTGTTCAAccttaaaaatataaagttattattaagatagcatataaaattagataaaaattacAAACCATTCATTCATCAAGCCCTTCTTAGTCTTAGGAAATTTGAAACCTTGTTCCAATGGTTCTACTGCTGCTTGAACCAACAGACAAGCTGATGATAGTGGAGTTTCTGGGGAAGAATGCAtggaatttgaatttgaatcaatATCTCTTGCTGGAgatttttgttctttgttgtcATTATCTCCATTAGATAGAGCTAGCAAAAGTCCAACTGCTCTATTATCTGTTCCTTCACTATCTTTAGAAATTGGTTTAACTGGTGGTTGACCATCTGTGGGTGATAACAGGTTTTCATCCCCCGAAGTCGTCATATAAGAGTCAGTTGAATTTAGCCTATTTCTTCTAGATGCTGACTGACTAATTGTTCTAGCTCGTCCTTTCCTTCTTCGCCTTTTCAGTTTTGGTTCTTGcttttcttcttcctttttttctgGATTGGGTTCTGATTCTCGTCGATGAGCTTGTTTTGCCTGATGTTCTTGTTTCCTGGACTCTGCTTTTTCCATCTATTTGaacaattattagaatattattcaaataatatgtgaaaaaataaagtgaTTGCATGGTACAGGATCTGTTGAGTAATATActctcaacatatgattcatccAAACTATGTAACATACAAACCTTTTCTATTGCCTTCAAGATAGCTTCCAACTTACGCTCTTCCCTActcaattttttgcatttttcttttttatcttcttttggAGAGGAGCATTTGTCTTCCTCTTTGTCAGATTTATGAGACGACCTTCTGGTTGATACAGGTGTGGGCGAAGAACTCTTAATCTCTTCTTCTTGTGTTTTTTCCATACCTTCAGGATCCTCTGATTCCTCTTCAATGATCACATCCTTCttatcaaaatgttcttttaCTTCCACCTCAACTTTAACTTCAACCTTTGGTTCATCTTTTACAACTGGCAGTTCCTAAAAAGTAATAGTCACATACAATTTAAAGCCTGACATACGAAATTATAATAAGATTAAAATAAGTGTATGTCTTACTTCTACTTCGATCTTAACTTCAGGGGCTTCTTCTTTGACTTCTCGTTTTTCCTGTTTGACAGGTGAAAGTGGTGCTGGCGGCGGAGACGCAATTGGAGGTGGTTCTTCCTTCAAAGGTTTAGGTGGATCAGGTTCTGGAAGACTGGCAGAAACAATTCTTCGTCCCCTTCTTTTTCGTACAggactaaaatatataaaaatgtttccataaacaaaatgtttctcTCTTAATTAGATTTATAACCCCCCAATGTGGCGTTATTTTCAAGAAGAAAGTATGCTAGTCAAGAAATCGAGTGACTTGTTATTAGCAGAGCTCAGAAAAGAAGAGAAAGTTGGAGGCCAGAGTTCAAAATGTGCCTAAAGAAGTTTTCAGTTCAGACAACTGCAAAGTCCCGTTCAGTAGTGAATTGAAGTTACAGTACATGCAAGCCTGGAGAAGAAAATCTGAGCATTTTGGATTGTTCTAAAATGTTCTGGAACTGTTCTAAAAAATGTACGAGTGTTAGAAGCCTCCATAAAAGCAGCATATAACAGAAGAGTTAACATAGTAgaggaaatttggaaaaacgtcaaaattataattagtatttcaatatatcttgatttctgtaaataaacgccataaaaacacaaatgGGATAgcatagttttataaaaatatcaaagataaaaaagtggtagtttattaatatttgatatgTTGACACTATCAATTATTAAATAGCATtaacataaaaagaaattatagatagtagaaacaaatttataatcaaGAAACTTTTACTTACACTTCTTGAGTTTCTCCATTCTTCTTTACAGATGAGTTATTAACAGAACATTCTAGTGGATTTCCACAAGCACAAGCAATACTTGTTGTCCCCACTGCTGCCAAATCATGAGATTCATGTTTGATTGTCAACTCACAGTTTTTATCGACAGACATCGTAGACACTACGTATATATGTAAAACACCTTTTTCGATACAATGCCGTAACTCAGCATTTGGTTTGCAAGAACGCCTAATAAACCGAGCGCTATTGCCATACGTCCTTGTATCAACACATACCTCAGTATTGTCCTTGTGCAACcgataaaaaaacagaaaaggTCCGGGTCTCTGCGAGTGCTGTCTCGTAGTTAAAGAACCACCAGAGTTTCGGTGTTGTGTCGATAACATGTATTTACCCCGTAATTCAACGACCGGCGTATTTGGGGCTAAATTTACCGTAgcaactaaatattttatttcagtgAGAGGTTGTGTGTGTACCCTACATTTGTGTACCGTCGAgtcaaattgaatatttgaatcaGAGTGAATACCATTCACTCTAATGCTGGAAATTCGAGCCCTCAATTCAGGTGAATAATGATTGGTCACagcttcttcatatttttcgatCCACTGCCTCAGTTGTGGCAAATGTGCTACCCAGCTATCTTGATTTTCATCATCACTGTGATTTTTGACCGGTGGCTTTGgctggaaaattgaaaataatttattcagatAGTAATTAATGTATTTTATGGAGTACATATTTTCTAGTTGCAGCTAAGTAATTTCTTATTCAAATCTGAATAACCAGACAGATATATAGTAAATGGAAAAAGAGGACAAATAATCTCTACAGTCACAGCAAATTTTGTTGCACTAgcagaaaaattattcaattatatctGATCCTGAAATTGAGAAACTATTTTAATGTAGATTGTAGAGCAATACTcaagtttgttatattttgcGACAGAGTTGTTTATGTTAGATCACAAAATTACACCCTCTCCACCTCCCATAAAAAGAACatgtatttattatatgtataaGAGTAACAACTTTATTTGCCTGTCCATCACAATGTAATTATTTTCTCCCCTGAAAACAGCAACAAAATGAGCTATTAATTTTTAGTGAGTAAAAAAAGTTACTAAAACTGAGTCTATAGATAAATTAAAGATATCATCTGTTGAATAAATATTGGCTTTGAACCATTTCATTCTAAAACTAAAAAGTTGATAATATACAATCTGTCTCTAATTTTGTAATACATATTTCAATTGAACTTCTCAAGAGGTATCATACTTATTCTAGTTGGAAGAGACGAGACGCACATAAAAAGCGTTAATAGACACAAACATTTAGTTATAACAATGACATTATAactgttaaaaattaataatctatttaccttttttctaacaattttcctttcttttcgtttttgcCTTTTTTGTCCTAATTCTTTACCAACTTCCCTTCGTTGTCGAGCAGCAGACTGTTTTGgatgattttcaagttttcttctATTAGCCAACACTCGACTTTTAGGAGGAAAATTACTgggaactgaaaaaaaattgttatcatTGATAATACATTGTACAAACTGTTCCACAAAAGTTAGGGAAGCTCATAAAGATTGCATTCATACTAAAAATAACTGTTTCATTCAGCGAGGTTTCATCTGTactatatattgaatttttactttatcaagtttttttatagtATGCATGTTCAAGTAGTGACTCTTCCTAAATTACAAAGAGCATAGCAAGAAATTCATCCATTCCTTCACAAATTCTACTTATCTACATTGTACATTATTATCTGATGAAATTGAAGATGTTAAACTTTAAATTGTTATGTTTGTTGATTTAAACTGCAAGTTTTATGCAGGGCCGAGCCTAGGGTATCCGCCGCCCGGGTGTAAGAACAAAATATGCCGCTCTGTTAGCGTACCTAGTCGAACTTTGATTAGTGAGGCGAGATATGAGGTAAATTTCTAGTCTATTGATTAGTAAAAATTGTCTCTACCTAGCAAATGTGTCTAGATCTTATTGGAGATAGGAGTAATTGGATAATTCAGTGccgattttatatattttatatcatttttgggaaaattaataaaaacatttttttttgcatgatggggttctgttattttttttagagACATTTTGCCTTTTGAGGCCCCGTGTTAGTGCCGCCTGGGTTCCATGCAGCCCTTGCACCCACGGCCCTGGTTTCAGGCAAAAGagcaattttcaatatattaacaCTTTTTGATACCAGAAAATTTGagcttcattaatttttgtacaGCAGTTTAGTATAATTAGACAGTAAATTATacttattcattaaaaattattacatcatctaagaaaataaattcattttgcattattattatttcaattttaatatataaaaaaaatgtaattaccATGTTCTGCATCTGAGGAATCAGAATCACTCACGGTCTCTTTTGGTTTGAATGCTTCCTTAATTTTTGTATCCTTTCTCAATTTAGGATCCATTAACTGTCTATCTCGTAGCCATTGTTGTTGAATGACCCTCGCTTTTTGCCTGTCTATTGGTTTACTAGGATCACACTCTTCACATAAATACTCATCAGGGATCTGTCGGTTTTTCACAACACACTGAACATGTTGCCATACTTTACATTTATCACATTCTACCATATAACCGTCATCGTGGATAAAACCACTGAAAGtaattagaaattgaaatacTAAATCACATAATAATACACTTCATAATAAGCAGTTTGACTAAGTTTTGGATTGTATTAAATTATTCTACCAAAGCACAAATAATGATGGTTTTgacacaaaataataaaatacatatgAAGATTTTAAGGTTTAaactgaatatatatatatatagccaAAAGACTGAtcaaaatttatccaaaaattgCAAACAATGCGTCTAGAAGTCCATCTTTACTACAATTTACATCACTGAAGTTAAAAATACTTTTGGATATTTTGAATAAGTAGTTAGTGGATAGAAAtgtatatggaaaaaataaaaaaaaaataatttaccatATACATCTAGTGACATAATCCCCATAtccttcaaaattttcattggtAACAGCTTCTGCTTCAGGTGCAGTATCTGTTTCTTCTCCTTCAGTGTCATTTTTTCGTTCAGACTCATCAGATATATCTGAACCGGCATCATCATCTCTAATGGGCATTAAAGAATTAGTAACTGATGCCATGGTAATATTAGACATACTTGCAGTTGGTGGTGGAGATGTAACAGTACTAGATGAAGGTAATCGTCctaaaataaattcaatgtgAATTCTGAAAAAACCACTTTTATTGATCTGAACTTACTTTTTGAAGAACCTGGAGAGTACAAAGGGGAAGATATACCATTAACTTGGGATGATATATTTACTGCCGCTGATGGTCTAGTTGGAGAATCAGGTGGTAAAGTTGCATTATAGTTGTGATCTAATAATACTGCTTGACATATTAATGACAATGCATCCAATCCAGATTTACTTGTTTCTTCTACAGGTTTGCAAGGttcactgaaaaataaaatctgttgtttgcatgtatatatatatatatatatatatatatatatatatatatatatatatatatatatatatatatatatatatatatatatatatatatatatatatatatatatatatatatatatattggacaTAATATTTGTCATTGCAATATAAAGTTAACTTACCTGGTTGCTTTAATGTCTGGACAGGTAAATGCATTATCATATCTTGAAGGCATCATGTCATACCTATTTTGCCCGGATGTACTAGAATTACTCAAAGTCTCAAGAATTTGTGCAGTCAATGCCTGATTAAAAGTTAATTCACTTAAATGTTTTTCTGGCATTGGTGGCACATGAACATTATATGGAACATTAGATGAAACTTTAATCCCTTTAACTTTACCATGAGTTTGTCTCATTTTCTGAGCTTGTACTGCATGTTTACCAATATAATTTGGTTTGTTAGGTATTTTATGTGTCTTTTGAGGTGGAATGGTCCTTAAACCAGAACCAGTTCTAGTTACTTGACCAggaatagttttattttgtggagaaattttcaaattggaCTGTTGTTTTTGCATATAATTATTCACAGGGGGGATCGTTTTGATTTGACTTTTATGTGTAGGATATGCTAGTCTGGTGGGTGATTTATCCGGCAACAATTTTATAGGAGCATTTACATTGGGTTTTACAAAATTACTTGAAGatgatttattcaaatattttgtagttGCACCATTTGGACCTATAACTTTTTGTCTAGGTATATAACGTTGttgatttgatttgtttacTAGAACATTATTTGTCTGTGAGGTTCCTGGAACAACTACATTGCTTACAATCTTCAATTTGTTTCTCTGTCCATTTAATGTTTTACTCCCAGAATTAGCtacaatctaaaaaattaataaatgagaattataaaacatataaataattaaaaatatattgaaatttacaaaacaatagaaGATTTAACACACTTACATTTGATTGTGGAAAAGAATTAGTTGTCAATAATTTATGGCTTTGTGGAATATCCATAACTGTTGAATCTGGGCAagtatttttgacaaaaacatTATGTGCTCTGTTTTCAATAACTGTAGGAGTAGAAGATGCATTATTTGAAGTATTAGTAGGGTTTGTCCCTTCTGAAATATTCTTTTCTGTAGTTTGAGGTGTGGTCATAGCTTTGACAACTGTCAATGGCGCATTGAGAAGTGTGATAGTAGCTGATTTTCCAATTGTATTTGTAACATTTAAAGGAGCAGAATTAACCAAAGTAAACTGTGGAGCACTAGACACCCCAGATGTAACACACAATGTCTTCACTACCGTTAATGGTCCAGAAGGATTCAAAACTGTTATTAAGGGAGGATTAACAACTTTTTGTAGTACAGAACCAGTGCTGGGCATTGCATTTGTAACTACTAATTTAGCTATACTCTTTGCAGGAAGTGAAGGCTGCTCTATTTTTTCACTAATAGTTTGAACTGGGTTAGGTACAACAGACTGTACAATATTTGTAACAATTGTTGGTTGACTTGTAACACTAGTAATAGACTGATTCACATTGTCTTCTACTGAAGTCTCTGAAGATGCACTCACCTGATTGGTGAGTACATTTGATGATTCAAAACAAACACTTGTCATCCTAGGAGGACCAGCATTTGAATCATCTTTCTTATCTTCAGTAACCACTGAATTTACTTTATAATGAGTGGCATCCCCACCACCACCCTTGTTTAATGAATTGTTGATATCCAGGTTACCGTTTCCTAGAACAAAAGGTCTTGGTGTAAAATAgtgttatttaaaaactttcttGCAAACAGAgctatataatttatattgtaTAATGGTACCCTTAATACATTTAATTGGCCTATTAACAATTTGAAGATATTGAcattatatctaaaaatattcatttcccAACTaagtatatttgtattttttctcttatttaaatattaagaTTACAAACTTAACAAAATGCAATTTATAATGCAGTTAGGTTTTAAGGAGTAATTTcatgtataataaaattacaaatagaCTAAATTAATTGTTATCTGTAAAAAAGTGAAGGCATTTTCTGTAAACTTACAAGAGTCTAGTACTCTATGTAATATAAATCTGCTGTATAATTACAATAATCATAATTACAATTgcttacaataataaaaa carries:
- the LOC130448542 gene encoding uncharacterized protein LOC130448542 isoform X1, with the translated sequence MTSVCFESSNVLTNQVSASSETSVEDNVNQSITSVTSQPTIVTNIVQSVVPNPVQTISEKIEQPSLPAKSIAKLVVTNAMPSTGSVLQKVVNPPLITVLNPSGPLTVVKTLCVTSGVSSAPQFTLVNSAPLNVTNTIGKSATITLLNAPLTVVKAMTTPQTTEKNISEGTNPTNTSNNASSTPTVIENRAHNVFVKNTCPDSTVMDIPQSHKLLTTNSFPQSNIVANSGSKTLNGQRNKLKIVSNVVVPGTSQTNNVLVNKSNQQRYIPRQKVIGPNGATTKYLNKSSSSNFVKPNVNAPIKLLPDKSPTRLAYPTHKSQIKTIPPVNNYMQKQQSNLKISPQNKTIPGQVTRTGSGLRTIPPQKTHKIPNKPNYIGKHAVQAQKMRQTHGKVKGIKVSSNVPYNVHVPPMPEKHLSELTFNQALTAQILETLSNSSTSGQNRYDMMPSRYDNAFTCPDIKATSEPCKPVEETSKSGLDALSLICQAVLLDHNYNATLPPDSPTRPSAAVNISSQVNGISSPLYSPGSSKRRLPSSSTVTSPPPTASMSNITMASVTNSLMPIRDDDAGSDISDESERKNDTEGEETDTAPEAEAVTNENFEGYGDYVTRCICGFIHDDGYMVECDKCKVWQHVQCVVKNRQIPDEYLCEECDPSKPIDRQKARVIQQQWLRDRQLMDPKLRKDTKIKEAFKPKETVSDSDSSDAEHVPSNFPPKSRVLANRRKLENHPKQSAARQRREVGKELGQKRQKRKERKIVRKKPKPPVKNHSDDENQDSWVAHLPQLRQWIEKYEEAVTNHYSPELRARISSIRVNGIHSDSNIQFDSTVHKCRVHTQPLTEIKYLVATVNLAPNTPVVELRGKYMLSTQHRNSGGSLTTRQHSQRPGPFLFFYRLHKDNTEVCVDTRTYGNSARFIRRSCKPNAELRHCIEKGVLHIYVVSTMSVDKNCELTIKHESHDLAAVGTTSIACACGNPLECSVNNSSVKKNGETQEVPVRKRRGRRIVSASLPEPDPPKPLKEEPPPIASPPPAPLSPVKQEKREVKEEAPEVKIEVEELPVVKDEPKVEVKVEVEVKEHFDKKDVIIEEESEDPEGMEKTQEEEIKSSSPTPVSTRRSSHKSDKEEDKCSSPKEDKKEKCKKLSREERKLEAILKAIEKMEKAESRKQEHQAKQAHRRESEPNPEKKEEEKQEPKLKRRRRKGRARTISQSASRRNRLNSTDSYMTTSGDENLLSPTDGQPPVKPISKDSEGTDNRAVGLLLALSNGDNDNKEQKSPARDIDSNSNSMHSSPETPLSSACLLVQAAVEPLEQGFKFPKTKKGLMNEWLNKVPEPVQTASAISPTSLASQANSIDVESASGVYGTSKNLISFCDNNIQPRGSAKKRWLRQAISEDHSCDNASGRPDSPPISDMVAPPKKRRLPRESISTDNSPPTTPTGSAPVSISNMDKEVKTPEGCVEIVYTGVDSDSPTQAMESDAVLKERAAVMKQEFSKPLFSTSLDLPRSEFGSLSSLDPRLSRENRFLPNTDLVGTVEKTLSILGLENTEKCRPDPVLPKRKVKLSITEYRQRKKLNVEEKSEEQEVVSTEENNSSESFKVVPRLRSASASSSTSLTSSDDDISTSDIVVKAPVFNSEPTELELQRETSSLRLKKAFGLSVDLEPPPTLNLKAILNLDLEPKVKPIHNQQIPLEESSEVTVETVVSDVKVPISPDIPALPESPIPIANPPAPDVSSNTEELMETDEISVTDPEPLSTTDEKESDSKETAPLNMFYTPDEEDIVETSAKEEPLVTFEETESVSYVPPFNNPVYPNSSFATFSSSIDDDARYEGRNPSPPPNLDELAQS
- the LOC130448542 gene encoding uncharacterized protein LOC130448542 isoform X2, with protein sequence MTSVCFESSNVLTNQVSASSETSVEDNVNQSITSVTSQPTIVTNIVQSVVPNPVQTISEKIEQPSLPAKSIAKLVVTNAMPSTGSVLQKVVNPPLITVLNPSGPLTVVKTLCVTSGVSSAPQFTLVNSAPLNVTNTIGKSATITLLNAPLTVVKAMTTPQTTEKNISEGTNPTNTSNNASSTPTVIENRAHNVFVKNTCPDSTVMDIPQSHKLLTTNSFPQSNIVANSGSKTLNGQRNKLKIVSNVVVPGTSQTNNVLVNKSNQQRYIPRQKVIGPNGATTKYLNKSSSSNFVKPNVNAPIKLLPDKSPTRLAYPTHKSQIKTIPPVNNYMQKQQSNLKISPQNKTIPGQVTRTGSGLRTIPPQKTHKIPNKPNYIGKHAVQAQKMRQTHGKVKGIKVSSNVPYNVHVPPMPEKHLSELTFNQALTAQILETLSNSSTSGQNRYDMMPSRYDNAFTCPDIKATSEPCKPVEETSKSGLDALSLICQAVLLDHNYNATLPPDSPTRPSAAVNISSQVNGISSPLYSPGSSKRRLPSSSTVTSPPPTASMSNITMASVTNSLMPIRDDDAGSDISDESERKNDTEGEETDTAPEAEAVTNENFEGYGDYVTRCICGFIHDDGYMVECDKCKVWQHVQCVVKNRQIPDEYLCEECDPSKPIDRQKARVIQQQWLRDRQLMDPKLRKDTKIKEAFKPKETVSDSDSSDAEHVPSNFPPKSRVLANRRKLENHPKQSAARQRREVGKELGQKRQKRKERKIVRKKPKPPVKNHSDDENQDSWVAHLPQLRQWIEKYEEAVTNHYSPELRARISSIRVNGIHSDSNIQFDSTVHKCRVHTQPLTEIKYLVATVNLAPNTPVVELRGKYMLSTQHRNSGGSLTTRQHSQRPGPFLFFYRLHKDNTEVCVDTRTYGNSARFIRRSCKPNAELRHCIEKGVLHIYVVSTMSVDKNCELTIKHESHDLAAVGTTSIACACGNPLECSVNNSSVKKNGETQEVPVRKRRGRRIVSASLPEPDPPKPLKEEPPPIASPPPAPLSPVKQEKREVKEEAPEVKIEVEELPVVKDEPKVEVKVEVEVKEHFDKKDVIIEEESEDPEGMEKTQEEEIKSSSPTPVSTRRSSHKSDKEEDKCSSPKEDKKEKCKKLSREERKLEAILKAIEKMEKAESRKQEHQAKQAHRRESEPNPEKKEEEKQEPKLKRRRRKGRARTISQSASRRNRLNSTDSYMTTSGDENLLSPTDGQPPVKPISKDSEGTDNRAVGLLLALSNGDNDNKEQKSPARDIDSNSNSMHSSPETPLSSACLLVQAAVEPLEQGFKFPKTKKGLMNEWLNKVPEPVQTASAISPTSLASQANSIDVESASGVYGTSKNLISFCDNNIQPRGSAKKRWLRQAISEDHSCDNASGRPDSPPISDMVAPPKKRRLPRESISTDNSPPTTPTGSAPVSISNMDKEVKTPEGCVEIVYTGVDSDSPTQAMESDAVLKERAAVMKQEFSKPLFSTSLDLPRSEFGSLSSLDPRLSRENRFLPNTDLVGTVEKTLSILGLENTEKCRPDPVLPKRKVKLSITEYRQRKKLNVEEKSEEQEVVSTEENNSSESFKVVPRLRSASASSSTSLTSSDDDISTSDIVVKAPVFNSEPTELELQRETSSLRLKKAFGLSVDLEPPPTILNLDLEPKVKPIHNQQIPLEESSEVTVETVVSDVKVPISPDIPALPESPIPIANPPAPDVSSNTEELMETDEISVTDPEPLSTTDEKESDSKETAPLNMFYTPDEEDIVETSAKEEPLVTFEETESVSYVPPFNNPVYPNSSFATFSSSIDDDARYEGRNPSPPPNLDELAQS
- the LOC130448542 gene encoding uncharacterized protein LOC130448542 isoform X3, coding for MTSVCFESSNVLTNQVSASSETSVEDNVNQSITSVTSQPTIVTNIVQSVVPNPVQTISEKIEQPSLPAKSIAKLVVTNAMPSTGSVLQKVVNPPLITVLNPSGPLTVVKTLCVTSGVSSAPQFTLVNSAPLNVTNTIGKSATITLLNAPLTVVKAMTTPQTTEKNISEGTNPTNTSNNASSTPTVIENRAHNVFVKNTCPDSTVMDIPQSHKLLTTNSFPQSNIVANSGSKTLNGQRNKLKIVSNVVVPGTSQTNNVLVNKSNQQRYIPRQKVIGPNGATTKYLNKSSSSNFVKPNVNAPIKLLPDKSPTRLAYPTHKSQIKTIPPVNNYMQKQQSNLKISPQNKTIPGQVTRTGSGLRTIPPQKTHKIPNKPNYIGKHAVQAQKMRQTHGKVKGIKVSSNVPYNVHVPPMPEKHLSELTFNQALTAQILETLSNSSTSGQNRYDMMPSRYDNAFTCPDIKATSEPCKPVEETSKSGLDALSLICQAVLLDHNYNATLPPDSPTRPSAAVNISSQVNGISSPLYSPGSSKRRLPSSSTVTSPPPTASMSNITMASVTNSLMPIRDDDAGSDISDESERKNDTEGEETDTAPEAEAVTNENFEGYGDYVTRCICGFIHDDGYMVECDKCKVWQHVQCVVKNRQIPDEYLCEECDPSKPIDRQKARVIQQQWLRDRQLMDPKLRKDTKIKEAFKPKETVSDSDSSDAEHVPSNFPPKSRVLANRRKLENHPKQSAARQRREVGKELGQKRQKRKERKIVRKKPKPPVKNHSDDENQDSWVAHLPQLRQWIEKYEEAVTNHYSPELRARISSIRVNGIHSDSNIQFDSTVHKCRVHTQPLTEIKYLVATVNLAPNTPVVELRGKYMLSTQHRNSGGSLTTRQHSQRPGPFLFFYRLHKDNTEVCVDTRTYGNSARFIRRSCKPNAELRHCIEKGVLHIYVVSTMSVDKNCELTIKHESHDLAAVGTTSIACACGNPLECSVNNSSVKKNGETQEVPVRKRRGRRIVSASLPEPDPPKPLKEEPPPIASPPPAPLSPVKQEKREVKEEAPEVKIEVEELPVVKDEPKVEVKVEVEVKEHFDKKDVIIEEESEDPEGMEKTQEEEIKSSSPTPVSTRRSSHKSDKEEDKCSSPKEDKKEKCKKLSREERKLEAILKAIEKMEKAESRKQEHQAKQAHRRESEPNPEKKEEEKQEPKLKRRRRKGRARTISQSASRRNRLNSTDSYMTTSGDENLLSPTDGQPPVKPISKDSEGTDNRAVGLLLALSNGDNDNKEQKSPARDIDSNSNSMHSSPETPLSSACLLVQAAVEPLEQGFKFPKTKKGLMNEWLNKVPEPVQTASAISPTSLASQANSIDVESASGVYGTSKNLISFCDNNIQPRGSAKKRWLRQAISEDHSCDNASGRPDSPPISDMVAPPKKRRLPRESISTDNSPPTTPTGSAPVSISNMDKEVKTPEGCVEIVYTGVDSDSPTQAMESDAVLKERAAVMKQEFSKPLFSTSLDLPRSEFGSLSSLDPRLSRENRFLPNTDLVGTVEKTLSILGLENTEKCRPDPVLPKRKVKLSITEYRQRKKLNVEEKSEEQEVVSTEENNSSESFKVVPRLRSASASSSTSLTSSDDDISTSDIVVKAPVFNSEPTELELQRETSSLRLKKAFGLSVDLEPPPSQLIPLCFPLDSNTCFNSLFCGILCMYVFSMYFFYY